The genomic interval TTCGCCCACCGTGCGCACGCGGTGGAGGGTTCGCCCGGGTTCCTCGGCTTCCAGCTGCTGCGTCCCGTCGCCGGGGACAACCGGTACTTCGTTGTCACCCAGTGGGATTCGGAAGAATCCTTCGCGGCGTGGCGGGACGGCCCGGCCCGCGCCGCGCACGCGGGCAGCGGCGACAAGAAGCCGGTGTCGACCGGAGCGTCGCTGCTCGAGTTCGAAGTCGTCATGGACGTCTCCCCCAAATCCTGATCCGCTCGCACGGGTCGCCCGGCACGCCACGGCTCGCCGGGCGTTCTGCTGTGCCCGATACGCCCTGTTGACGGCAGCGGCCGGAGCCTGTCACAGTTCGAAGGACAGACGCGAGGGTGATGCGGTAATCCGGTGTGAAGCCGGAGCGGTCGCGCCACTGTGATCCATGCACCGGGTTGTCCAGGTGCCGGGAAAGCCAGACACCGGCACCCATCGCACGGACTACTCGACGGGACGCGTATCCCAAGGAGGAACTCATGGCCATCGCGCATATCCCCACCCGGACTTCCGATTCGCCGGCGACCGTGCTCGTCACGGTGGGTGTCGTTCTGCTCGCACTGCTCACGCTGTACCTGGTCGGCTTCGATCAGGGCGCCATCTCGCGCAGCGGGATGTTCCTGCATGAGTTGATGCACGACGGACGGCATCTGCTGGGGCTTCCGTGCCACTGAATTCGTCCACTCCGCAGGCTGCCGGCCCCCTCGCCGGCACTCTGAAAACCCTGCTTCTGCGTGGCCTTCTGGCCGGGTTGATCGCCGGCTTGCTGGCGGCCACGGTCGGCTACTTCGTCGGCGAGCCGAAAATCGAAGCGGCCATTGCCATCGAGGAAGCCGCCGGGGGTCATGCGCACGGCGTCGAGGAAGAGCCGCTGGTGAGCCGCACCGGCCAGCGGGCCGGTCAGTTCCTGGCACTCGGACTGGCCGGACTGGCGCTCGGCGCGATCTTCGCCGCGGTCGCGCATGTCGGACGCCGCCACACCACGATGCCCGGCCCGGCCTTCGCGCTCGCTCTGGCGCTGGGCGGCTGGGCCGCGATCGTCGCGGTGCCGTTCTTCAAATATCCCGCCAATCCGCCCGCGGTGGGTGACCCGGAGACCATCGGCGACCGCACCTGGCTGTGGGTGGCCGCGGTGGTCCTCGGGCTGGTCGCGGTGGGCGCGGGCGTCTTCGTCCACCGGCTGCTGCACGCGCAGCCGGGCAGCTTCCGGTTGATCGGCGCGGTGGCCGCGTTCGTCGCGATCGTCACGGCCGGATACCTCGCGCTGCCGGGCATCGACGAGGTGAAGGCCGATTTCCCGGCCGGTCTGCTCTGGGAGTTCCGGGTGTCCTCGCTCGCGGTCTCGGCGACGCTGTGGGCCTGCCTCGGCCTGGCTTTCGCGGCCCTGACCGAGTTCGCCACGCGCACTAGCTCTCCCGTACGAGACGGGGCCGCTACCGCGGGTTGATTTCCGTCCGGGATTTCGAGGGCAGTGTCGGTTTCATGACCGGCACTGCCTTTACCGTGTGGCCCGAACGCCTTTCGCTCGCACCGATCCGGGAACCGGCGCGGGCCCCGCGCTCGGTGTCGCTGGCGTTCAGCGCGCTCGTCGTCGCCCTGCTCGCGGGAGTCGCCGAGGCGATCGCCCAGGCCGCATTGCTGCTGGAGAGCTCCGGCGCCGAGCTGGGCGACATCGCGACCGCGCTGCTCATGCGCGGGGCGATCTATCTGGTGGTGCTGGCCGTGGCCATCCGGATGACGCACGGCGACCGCTGGGCCCGCGTCGCGCTGACCTTCGGCATCGGCGTCCTGGGCCTGGCATCGCTGCTCGTCGAACCGATCCGGGCGGTGCTGTCCGCCGACGACCTCGGCACCCTGTTCGACGACGTCACCGCGAGCGGCGTCGGTATCGCGATCTTCCGTGCCGGCCATGTGGCCGCGGTGCTGGTCGCGATCCCAGCGATGTACCACCGCACCGCGCGGCCCTACTTCCGCGCCTGACGCCACCGCACGGCTCCCCGCGCACCGGCACCCGGTGCGCGAAGAGCCAAGCGGCAGAGTCGATTACGCGAGGGCCGCGTCGAGCGAGATGTGGTCCACGCCCGCCAGCGCCTTGCTCACCGGGCAACCGGCCTTGGCGGCGGCCGCGGCGGCGGCGAACCCGTCGGCGTCCAGGCCGGACACCCGCCCGCGCACCGTCAGCTTGATGCCGTTGATCCGGAAGCCACCCGCCGGGTCCGGGCCGAGGGTGACATCGGCGGTCACGTCCAGGCTTTCCGGAGTGCCGCCCGCGTTGGCGATCTGCGCCGAGAGCGCCATCGCGAAGCACGACGAATGCGCGGCCGCGATGAGCTCCTCCGGGCTGGTGGCGCCGTCGGCGGCGTCGGCCGAACGCTTCGGGAACGACACGTCGAACTTGCCGACGCCGGAGCTGGTCAGGTCGACCAGTCCGGAGCCGTCCTGCAACCCACCGGTCCAAGCCGTGTGCGCGGTACGTGTTGGCATTACGGTCCTTTCACAATTATTCGATCCGTCGCAAAGAACCTACTCGCCGTACTCAGACCGCGAGGCCGGTACGGCGATCGAGCTGTTCGAGTACCAGCGGCCACGCGGCGCGGTGCCGATCACGTGCTGCCTCGGTAGGAAATCCGGAGTGCCGCAAGCGAAGTCGGATACCGCGCGGTTGATGCACGAACTCGATGCTGACTACGGTTTCGGCGCCCTCGGTGCCGTCCGCCCCGGTGACCCAGGTGAACTCCACCAGCCGGTCCGGTTGCAGCCGTAAGAAACGGCCGTAGTGCGGGCTGCGTTTGCCCTCGACCTCGGTCTCGAAGAAGAACGGTTCGTTCACCGCGGGCTTCATGAGCACCGAGCCGGGCGCGGCGAACCAGATGTCGAAGCCTTGCGTCAGGGCCGCGTAGAGCAGACCCGGCGGCGCTGCCATCACCCGTTCGACAGTGAGCTGGTGCGGTCGGTCGGACAGATCCGGTATCCGAACTGGCTGATCCATTCGACCGACCATACTCATCCCTCGGGATTGGTGACCCGGGCCAGCACGATGCCGCCGAGAATCAGGGCCAGCGAGAGCATCCGGCCCGCGCTGAACGGGTCCCGATGTACCAGCACACCGAGCCCGATGGCGCCGACCGCGCCGATTCCGGTGAAGACGGCGTAGGCGGTGCCGACCGGCAGGGTCTGCATGGCCCGCGAGAGCAGGTAGACCGCGAGGGCGCCGAGCGCGAAGCACACCAGCGTGGGCAGCGGTCTGGTGAAATTCTCCGTCGGCTTGATGCTCTGCGACCAGACGATCTCCACCAGCCCGGCGAGGCCGAGGACGACCCAGCTCATGTCAGTACTCCTTGCCCAATCGACGGGCCGCCGCCAGCGCGGCCCGGTAGGAATCGTCGTGCTGCGCGCGCAGGTGGGCGAGTGCCGGATCCTGACGCGAGTTGGCCAGTTCGGCGTTGAGGAAGACGGAGTCCTCGACGGCGAAATGGCCGGCGAAGAAGTCGCGCAGGTAGCGCTCCTGATAGTCGAACCGCTCCTTGGGCGCACCGGGCGAGTACGCCCCGCCGCGGGCGGTGACGACCACGAAACGAGTGCCGGCCAACGACATTCGCGGGAAGGTGATCTGGTCCAGCCAGGCCTTGAGGCTCGCCGGGATCGAATAATTGTACATCGGGGTGCCGATCAGGACCACGTCGGCGGCGCGCACCTCGGCGAGCAGCGGCACGACGACCGCCCATGCGGCGCGCTGGGCGGGGGTCTCGGCCAGATCCGGCAGCCGGTCGAGATCCGTTGTCTCCTGGGCGAGTACGTGATCGCAGAGTTCGGTCCATGCCTCGTCGATGAACGGGACCGGGTCGGCGGCGAGGTCGCGGTAGCGATAGTCGCCGTCCGGATGCTGGGCGCGCCAAGCCGCGGCGAAGGCGGAGCCGAGTTCGCGGCTGAGCGAGGTGCGGCGGGCGCTGGCGTCGAGGTGCAGCAGGGCGGTCATGAGTTCCTCCATAAGTGGACGTTGTGTCCGTTTCGCGTCTACGCTAGAACAGAACCGGACATTGTGTCCACTTATTCCGGAGGTTACGGTGATCGCTATGAGCCCAGCGGATCGCAACCTGCTCGCCACCCCTGGCGACGCCGCGCCGCCCGAACGCGCGGACGCCGCCCGGAACCGGAGCCGGATCCTCGCCGCGGCCGCGGAGCTGTTCGCGCGCCGCGATCCCCGCACCGTCACCATGGACGACATCGCCAAGGCCGCGGGCGTCGGACGGGGGACGCTGTACCGGCGGTTCCCGAATGTCGGCGCGATCGCCCTGTCGCTGCTGGACGAGCACGAACGGGCCATCCAGGAACAGTTGCTGCGCGGCGACCCACCACTCGGCCCGGGTGCGCCGCCCGCGGATCGGCTCGCCGCGTTCTACGCCGCCATGGTCGAGTTACTCGACGGCCATGCGCATCTGGTGCTCGGCGCGGAAACCGGCAGTGCGCGGTTCGGCACCGGCGCCTACCAGTTCTGGCGCGTCCATATCGGCACGCTGCTCCGCGAAGCCGCTGTACCGGAAGCGGATTCGCTGATCGAACCGTTGCTCGCCCCCGTCGCCGCCGAGGTCTATCTCCAGCAGCGCGAACGCGGACTCGGCAACGAGCAGATCGCGGCCGGGCTCCGGCGGCTTGCCCACGCCGTCTTGGGCACACGCGGAAACCGCTGACAGCTCAGCTGCCAACGATTTTCGATCGCACCGCTTCAGACGAGGTCACGCCTGCGCACGAGCCACATGGTTCCCACCGTGCAGGCCACCAGGTAGATCGCCAGCACCACAAGCGATTCCGCGCGGGACAGGATATCCAGCACCCCCGGGGTCGGCGGGCCGTCCACGGTGCGCATCGCCCCGGCCAGCGAACCGGCCGCGGTGCCGGGCAGCCGGTCCGTCACCGCCTCGAGCGGGCCGAAGATCCCCGAGACGCCACGGAGCAGGTTCTCCACCACCAGCACCCACACCAGACCCAAACCGACCGCCAGGGCCGGGCCACGGGCGATGGTGCCGATGAGCGCACCCGCCAACGTCCACATCCCGAGAATCATTGTGCCGGTGAGAATCCCGTTCAACGACTGCGCCGCCGCGGGCAGCGCGAGCGACTGCGCTTGCGACACCGCGATGAGCGAGGAAACCGCCAGATCGGCCAGGAATGCCGCGCACACCACCGACACCACCACCACCGCCAGGTTCAGCACCACCCCGCCGATCGCGCTGATCCGGGTCGGCCCCTGGGTGAGCACGGTTTTCCAGGTGCCCCACCCGTAGCCGCTGCCCATGACCAGCGCGCCGAGAATGAGCATCAGCGCGCCGCCGAACATCGCCATGCCCTGGGTGAACACCTCGGGTACCGCTGCGGGCAGCATCTGTTGCAGCAGAACCTCTTTCGGCAGGTTGTCGGACATGGCACTCGGTTCGCCGCCGGTGTAGTCCAGATAGTTGAACAGGTAGCTGAAGGTCAGGTTCAGCAGAATCCAGGTGCCGAGAATGATCCAGAACGCCGGCCACTTCCGCAGGCGCAGCATTTCCGCCCTGGCGCTCGCCAGCAAGTCGCTCATCTCACCGTCTCCAATTCGGTCAATTCGAAAAAGACTTCTTCCAAGGACTTCTCGTCGACGCGCAGTTCCAGCAGATCAGCACCGGCCGCCACCACCGCGCGGGCCGCCGCGGGCGCCGCCGCCGCGCCCGCCTCGATGCGGATGCCCGCGGCCGTCAGCAGCACGTTGCCGCCCAGCGCGTCGCGCACGGCGGGGAACGCCACCTCGAGCGGCTCGGCCCGCAGCAATAACGTGGCGGCGCCGCGCAATTCGGCCACCGTCGACTCGGTGCGCAGTGTGCCGCCGGAGATCACACCGACCCGGTCACAGATCTCCTGCACCTCACTGAGCATGTGGCTGGACAGCAGCACGGTGTGCCCGTCACCGGCCAGTGCGGTGATGAGTTCGCGCATTTCGGCCATGCCCGCCGGGTCCAGGCCATTGGTCGGTTCGTCCAGGATCAGCAGATCGGGACGGCCGAGCAGGGCCGCGCCGACCCCGAGTCGCTGTTTCATGCCAAGGGAATACGTGCGGAATTTGTCCTCGGCGCGGCCGGCCAGACCGACCCGCTCCAGCGCGTCCTCGACCTCGTCGCGACCGAGTCGGCGGTATTCGGCCAGCACGCGCAAGTTGTCCCGGCCGGAAAGGTACGGGTAGAAGCCCGGCCCCTCGATGAGCACGCCGATCCGCCGCATCGCCTCCGGAGCGCCCGGGGCCTGGCCGAGCACGGACGCGGAGCCCGCGGTCGGCCGGATCAGGCCCGCGAGCATGCGCAGCGTGGTCGTCTTGCCCGCCCCGTTCGGGCCGAGAAAGCCGTAGATCTCGCCGGTTTCGACGCGCATGGCGACGCCGTCGACGGCGGTGTGGGCGCCGTAGCGTTTGGTCAGTCCTGCGGTGACCACGATGGAATCTGTCATGCCTCGAGAATCCGCCGGGCGGGTGCGCTGCCACATCCGTCGCGCGGCGACCTTCGACATACGTACTGCGGCGCACGCTGAACGGGCTCGATCCGCCTAGTCTGAGAGCGTGAAGGCGCCGGACATTTCGAAACGTGGCTGGGTGGTCAAGCCCAGCATCGCGCAGCGATTCCGTGAGGGGCGGTGGTCGGGCGACGGGTGGACTCCGGGCCTCGCCCTGATCGTCGCTGTCGTGCAGGTCATGGGCGGTCGCGGCGCCAATATCGGGCAGGCGGGGACACAGCCGCTGGACTGGCTCGGTTACCTCCTGCTGCTCGCCGGGCCGATCGCGCTGCTGTTCCGCCGCCGGGCGCCGATGGTGGTACTGCTGGTCGTCCTCGCCGTCTGCACGCTGTATCTGGCGCTCGGCTACGGCTACGGGCCGATCTTCCTGTCGCTGATCGTCGCGTTCCTCACCGCCGCGACGGTCGGCTCACGGTGGTGGACATACCCCATCGTGCCGCTGGGCTACCTCGCGTTCGTCTGGCCGGTGCCCAGCTGGTTCGGGCACCAGACCAACGGGTGGCAGGTGTTCGGACTGTTGGCGTGGCTGACCGTGCTGGTCGGCATCGCCGAGGGCATCCGGCAGCGGCGGACCGTGCTGGACGCGCGCAGACAACGAGCCGAGGCCGCGCGCAGAGACGAGGAAGCGCAGCGGGAGCGCCGGGCTAGCGAGGAACGCCTCGCCATCGCCCGCGAACTGCATGATGTGCTGGCGCACAGTCTTTCGCTGATCAACGTGCAGTCCTCGGTGGCGCTGGAATTGTTCGATCGCAGACCCGAACAGGCCGCGTCCGCGCTGGCGGCGATCAAGACCGCGAGCAAAGACGCACTCGCCGAGGTCCATACGCTGCTGCAAACCATCCGCACCGGTGGCGTCGCCGAACCCGTTGCCGAAGAAGACGATTCGACGGTCGACGAGTTCAGCCAGCGCCGCCTGGCGAGGGAGGCGGCCCAGGAGCGCCCCGTCGAACAACCGCGCCCCGCCCCGCGCGCGCCCGCCGCCAGCATCGAAGACCTGGACGCGCTCCTACAACGCAGTCGCACCGCCGGTTTGCCGGTCAGCACCCGCATCATCGGCGAACCACAGAAACTGCCGAGCGTCATCGACGCGGCCGCCGCGCGCATCATCCAGGAATCGCTCACCAACGTGGCACGGCACGCCCCCGGCGCGGACGCCACCGTCACCGTTCGCTACGCCCCGGAATCGGTCGACATCACCATCGACAACACCCGGCCGCTCGGTAACCAGCCCCGCTCCGGCACCTCCGGCGGTAACGGCATCGTCGGCATGCGGGAACGTGCCCACGCCCTGGGCGGGGCCCTCACCGCGGGCCCGCGCCCCAGCGGCGGATTCCGGGTGGCCGCCCGGCTGCCCATGCACACCCGGGACCGCGCCGAATCCGCGACATCGGGCGGCTCGTCGGCGCAGGATAGGTGAGAATCGGGAGGGCATCGTGAGCGTACGGGTTTTGGTCGCCGACGATCAGGCGCTGGTCCGCGGGGGCTTCGTCGCCCTGCTCGACGCGCAGGACGGCATCGAGGTGATCGGCGAGGCCGGCAACGGCGAACAAGCGGTCCGCATGACCCGCGCCCTCGCCCCCGACGTCGTTCTCATGGACATCCGCATGCCCATCCTGGACGGCCTCGCCGCTACCCGGATGATTGCCGAGGATGCGAAACTCGCCGGCGTGAAAGTCGTCGTCCTGACAACTTTCGAACTCGACGAATACGTTTTCGAGGCCATGCGCGCCGGCGCGACCGGCTTTCTCGTCAAGCACACCGAACCGGCCGACCTGGTCCGCGCCGTGCGCGTGGTCGCGGCGGGCGACGCCCTGCTCTCCCCCGGCGTGACCCGTCGCCTCATCGCCGAATTCTCCGCCCACGCCAAAACTCCCCCACCCGCCGAATTCGCCGAACTGACCGACCGCGAGCGCGAAGTGATGACGCTGGTAGCCGAGGGCCTCACCAACGCCGAAATCGGCGAGCGCCTCTTCATGAGCCCCGCCACCGCCCGCACCCACGTCAGCCGCATCCTGATGAAGCTCGGCGCCCGCGACCGCACCCAACTCGTGGTCATGGCCTACGAATCGGGCATGGTCCGGCCCGGCTGGCAATAGGCACGAAAAAAGCCCGCCCCCACTGGAATCCAGTGGGGGCGGACTCTTTCGGCTGTTTCCTACTCGCCCGAGGCGGCGGCCTCGCCCTCGCCGGCGCCGGTCAGCACTGCCAACTCGGCCTTGTCGTCGATGGCGGTCTTGGTCAGCTTCGCCTTGGGGGTGAAGGTGAACTTGGCCTTGTCGCCGGAGCCCTCGCCGTCCCAGCCTTCGACATCGACGAAGACGGTCTGGCCGGGGCCGATCTCGCCGAAGAGGATCTTCTCCGACAGCTGATCCTCGATCTCGCGCTGGATGGTGCGGCGCAGCGGCCGAGCACCCAGCACCGGGTCGAACCCACGCTTGGCCAGCAAGGACTTGCCCTGCGCGGACAGCTCCAGCGCCATGTCCTTGTTCTTCAGCTGCTTCTCGACGCGGCCGATCATCAGGTCCACCATCTGGACGATCTGCTCACTGGTGAGCTGGTGGAAG from Nocardia goodfellowii carries:
- a CDS encoding antibiotic biosynthesis monooxygenase family protein, with product MAVVKINAIEVPEGAGPELEKRFAHRAHAVEGSPGFLGFQLLRPVAGDNRYFVVTQWDSEESFAAWRDGPARAAHAGSGDKKPVSTGASLLEFEVVMDVSPKS
- a CDS encoding CbtB domain-containing protein — its product is MAIAHIPTRTSDSPATVLVTVGVVLLALLTLYLVGFDQGAISRSGMFLHELMHDGRHLLGLPCH
- a CDS encoding CbtA family protein yields the protein MPLNSSTPQAAGPLAGTLKTLLLRGLLAGLIAGLLAATVGYFVGEPKIEAAIAIEEAAGGHAHGVEEEPLVSRTGQRAGQFLALGLAGLALGAIFAAVAHVGRRHTTMPGPAFALALALGGWAAIVAVPFFKYPANPPAVGDPETIGDRTWLWVAAVVLGLVAVGAGVFVHRLLHAQPGSFRLIGAVAAFVAIVTAGYLALPGIDEVKADFPAGLLWEFRVSSLAVSATLWACLGLAFAALTEFATRTSSPVRDGAATAG
- a CDS encoding OsmC family peroxiredoxin, whose translation is MPTRTAHTAWTGGLQDGSGLVDLTSSGVGKFDVSFPKRSADAADGATSPEELIAAAHSSCFAMALSAQIANAGGTPESLDVTADVTLGPDPAGGFRINGIKLTVRGRVSGLDADGFAAAAAAAKAGCPVSKALAGVDHISLDAALA
- a CDS encoding SRPBCC family protein; this translates as MDQPVRIPDLSDRPHQLTVERVMAAPPGLLYAALTQGFDIWFAAPGSVLMKPAVNEPFFFETEVEGKRSPHYGRFLRLQPDRLVEFTWVTGADGTEGAETVVSIEFVHQPRGIRLRLRHSGFPTEAARDRHRAAWPLVLEQLDRRTGLAV
- a CDS encoding DMT family transporter, which codes for MSWVVLGLAGLVEIVWSQSIKPTENFTRPLPTLVCFALGALAVYLLSRAMQTLPVGTAYAVFTGIGAVGAIGLGVLVHRDPFSAGRMLSLALILGGIVLARVTNPEG
- a CDS encoding FMN-dependent NADH-azoreductase, with the protein product MTALLHLDASARRTSLSRELGSAFAAAWRAQHPDGDYRYRDLAADPVPFIDEAWTELCDHVLAQETTDLDRLPDLAETPAQRAAWAVVVPLLAEVRAADVVLIGTPMYNYSIPASLKAWLDQITFPRMSLAGTRFVVVTARGGAYSPGAPKERFDYQERYLRDFFAGHFAVEDSVFLNAELANSRQDPALAHLRAQHDDSYRAALAAARRLGKEY
- a CDS encoding TetR/AcrR family transcriptional regulator; translation: MSPADRNLLATPGDAAPPERADAARNRSRILAAAAELFARRDPRTVTMDDIAKAAGVGRGTLYRRFPNVGAIALSLLDEHERAIQEQLLRGDPPLGPGAPPADRLAAFYAAMVELLDGHAHLVLGAETGSARFGTGAYQFWRVHIGTLLREAAVPEADSLIEPLLAPVAAEVYLQQRERGLGNEQIAAGLRRLAHAVLGTRGNR
- a CDS encoding ABC transporter permease subunit, which gives rise to MSDLLASARAEMLRLRKWPAFWIILGTWILLNLTFSYLFNYLDYTGGEPSAMSDNLPKEVLLQQMLPAAVPEVFTQGMAMFGGALMLILGALVMGSGYGWGTWKTVLTQGPTRISAIGGVVLNLAVVVVSVVCAAFLADLAVSSLIAVSQAQSLALPAAAQSLNGILTGTMILGMWTLAGALIGTIARGPALAVGLGLVWVLVVENLLRGVSGIFGPLEAVTDRLPGTAAGSLAGAMRTVDGPPTPGVLDILSRAESLVVLAIYLVACTVGTMWLVRRRDLV
- a CDS encoding ABC transporter ATP-binding protein; protein product: MTDSIVVTAGLTKRYGAHTAVDGVAMRVETGEIYGFLGPNGAGKTTTLRMLAGLIRPTAGSASVLGQAPGAPEAMRRIGVLIEGPGFYPYLSGRDNLRVLAEYRRLGRDEVEDALERVGLAGRAEDKFRTYSLGMKQRLGVGAALLGRPDLLILDEPTNGLDPAGMAEMRELITALAGDGHTVLLSSHMLSEVQEICDRVGVISGGTLRTESTVAELRGAATLLLRAEPLEVAFPAVRDALGGNVLLTAAGIRIEAGAAAAPAAARAVVAAGADLLELRVDEKSLEEVFFELTELETVR
- a CDS encoding histidine kinase, translated to MKAPDISKRGWVVKPSIAQRFREGRWSGDGWTPGLALIVAVVQVMGGRGANIGQAGTQPLDWLGYLLLLAGPIALLFRRRAPMVVLLVVLAVCTLYLALGYGYGPIFLSLIVAFLTAATVGSRWWTYPIVPLGYLAFVWPVPSWFGHQTNGWQVFGLLAWLTVLVGIAEGIRQRRTVLDARRQRAEAARRDEEAQRERRASEERLAIARELHDVLAHSLSLINVQSSVALELFDRRPEQAASALAAIKTASKDALAEVHTLLQTIRTGGVAEPVAEEDDSTVDEFSQRRLAREAAQERPVEQPRPAPRAPAASIEDLDALLQRSRTAGLPVSTRIIGEPQKLPSVIDAAAARIIQESLTNVARHAPGADATVTVRYAPESVDITIDNTRPLGNQPRSGTSGGNGIVGMRERAHALGGALTAGPRPSGGFRVAARLPMHTRDRAESATSGGSSAQDR
- a CDS encoding response regulator transcription factor; amino-acid sequence: MSVRVLVADDQALVRGGFVALLDAQDGIEVIGEAGNGEQAVRMTRALAPDVVLMDIRMPILDGLAATRMIAEDAKLAGVKVVVLTTFELDEYVFEAMRAGATGFLVKHTEPADLVRAVRVVAAGDALLSPGVTRRLIAEFSAHAKTPPPAEFAELTDREREVMTLVAEGLTNAEIGERLFMSPATARTHVSRILMKLGARDRTQLVVMAYESGMVRPGWQ